TCCCAGAGAAGTTTGCAaacgcatttacatgtacataagttttattactttgcaaatagtctgtagggtttgcaaacggcctcaacgcttttgatgttgctaatttaggtttataatggaataatatagatttaatATAGATAGAATTTCTTGCGCAAGAGTCTGAAACCGTGAGTGTCGCGCCAGATGTGTGAAAGCCGGTAACCCTAAATCCATTCAGCGACACCTTTCATACAAATTTTACGGGGATCCCCCTCCGAGCTAATTTTATCATCGGGGATGCGGCGGGATGGGGGCAGGGTGATtaaatcctagaattgcccctgCCTTTAACAAGCCACCATTCCTACTAGTGCTAGTGTCTAAAACTGATCCCCTCGTAAAGTAAGTCTTGCGTTTGCGCGCAAAAAGTGTTGTAATATTTGCTCATTATATACAGTAACCATGACTTTTATCCATCATATGTCATGTTCACATGGATGTGGTGTTGCAGGTTGTGGATGTTCCGGTGTAATTGTATTGTTTCAGGAAGATCCTTCCTTGGATCGTCAGTTTAAAGGTCACAAAGATGCCGTCACCTGTGCTCACTTCAGCCCAAACCTAACACAGCTGGGTACGTGCGTGGCCTTTAAATCCGGCTTTTATTTTGCTCCTCCCCACACTTCTGGAAATGCCATTTGTCGTGGTCTGCTGCCCTTCAGCAACCAGTTCAGCTGACACGGCCGTCATGGTGTGGAACCTGAATCCCAAGGCCCGGGCGATCCGCTTGGTGGGCCACACACTGGCCGTCACTGGAGTCGAATTTTCTCCCGCTGGGCACCTGCTGGCTTCTGCTTCACTGGACAGAACGGTTCGGCTGTGGACCCCCAGCACGTGAGTGGGGAGGAGAAACCACATGCTCTTTATTCCTTAAATACATCCTGGGATCTTCAAAGCTAAATGCCCTGGACCCCTGTCATAATactgggtgtttctcaatacctagaatgcaaagatcatacttgtggtctcaacaagtacggtcaagtaggGTTATGGAGAAACACCCaaggtatgtttttttttcttagctcAGTTCGAATTGTGTCTATACTTGCCACTGTAGGAATGATATACATCCCTTATGTCCAGGCCCCTGCTTCACACTGACCTGTGCTTTACTCTGTAAGTCCTGTGAAAGctctccctgtcactcactaTTTCGCTGGTGATGGCACCAATGTGACGTGTCATTTCCTGCCCAGGAAAGGCCAGACGGCGGTGTTCAGAGCGCACACGGCCGCAGTGCGCAGCGTCAGCTTCTCCCCCAACGGCCAGCAGCTGCTCACCGCCTCCGATGACAAATCCCTGAAAGTGTGGAGTGTCCAGAAGCAGCGCTTCATCTTCTCCCTGAAGCAGCACACCAACTGGGCGCGCTGTGCACGGTACAGGCCGAGAATCGCCCGTCACTCACGTTGTGTGTACATACTGGGTCAGGTGTGGTGTTAATACACAGCCTGGGTCGTCATCTTCAGGGACTGGTCAGTGACCAGAAGCATAGGGGGATGGGCTTCATTTATAGCCTGCAGAGCAAAACGAACACTCTCCAGGGGAAACCTGCCTAGCGTTCTGCAGTTTCTGTGAGCTAGAGATGAGGATAAGCGAAGAGGTGGCCACCTTTGGGGAGGGGCCCAACTTTAGGGTGGTCACATGGGCCAGAACCTGTCGGCTTTTGTGTGTGGCTCATGTCCTGCTGGCTCCTCCAGACTCTGCACCCTGCTTTTTCTCCAGCTTCTCACCAGACGGACGCCTGATCGCCTCGTGTGGTGACGACAGGGCGGTGCGCCTCTGGGACACCGCCAGCCGCCAGTGCATAAACACCTTCACAGACCATGGCGGGTAAGCTGGCTTCTCATCTTCACTTAAGCTTCGATCTGCTGCCTCGTCATGTGCCCTGTGCTCACGGTGGGATAAATGAAGGCCGTGCTGAGGCAGCAAGCAGGGAAGTGCACCCACAGCAACACCCTGGGCTGTCcatactgccctctgctgggtGGGACAGTACAGCACAGTCCTTATGTGTTCAGAGGCAGCTGATGTTGGGAGAATTTGTAAGGTTATTGCTAGTCTCGGTGCATTATCCAGCCAAAAGCACTCTTCTGGTTGGTAGGGCAGCAGTCTgaacatttattcatttcatttatctggctttttaattttttttagtagAAAGGGTACAATTTATGTGTattctctgggatttgaacccatgaccctttGTGCTGTTAGTGCAGTGCTCTATATGTTGAGCAGGGAGGCCCcatccacctcctccagctgctcCGGGGATACCAAGGCGTTCTCAGGTCTGCCGAGAGATAGAAACTCTCCAGCGTGTCCAGGGTTTGCTCAAAAGTCTCATGTTAAAATTTCCATGGAAACGTTCCAGAAATTCCCCACCCCTTTGCTGCCCTGGTCTTATCATTGTTGCAGTTCTAGACTTCCTCTGCGTTCACTGAGACCAAAGCAATACCCTGTGCATTGTTATTTTCCAAGGCAACATGAAGCGTTTCCCAGCCCATGTGATCAAAACAGCCTTGGAGcgtgaaatctgattggctcagCCAGTACTGTTTGGTCCTAGTAACAGGAGCTTCTTGTTTTAATTTCTGTGTGTAGGAATTGCTTTTCCAGAAGGCAGGATTACCAATGATGGAATGTCCAATCCCAGCGAGTGACATGTTAGTCATATTTAGAAATAACTGCTTTCTAATTCAGGCCTCCTGGCCTGAGTTTTCCTATCCCACATCGTTCCTTGAGCATCACATCGGTATCAGTTTGTAGAGAGCTATGAATGGTTGCCATGGTAACCACTGTGAATTCCCTAAGTAGGCCAAATGGCTGGTACATGACCATGAGGTACCCCAAGGTCAGAAGACCTTGAGGGCTCGTGTGTCTCTCTGCTAACACCAAGATTTTTTGCTCACGAGACGTACTCCATCTCCCTCGCTAGGCCTGTCCCCATAAACTGAGCTATATCTTTATACCAGCCACTCGGGAGATGTAAGATTGAGCTGAATGTgagaaaataaatggaaaatgcCATAACTTTCATTTTTTAGGTGTGAGACATATGTGGGTTTTAACAGTAGAGGCACCTGTATCTGTTCTTCGGGGACAGATAACACTTTAAAAATATGGGACATCCGTACCAACAAGCTCCTGCAGCACTACCGAGGTACGTGTATGCGAGTAACCTTTTATTTACATATCGAGTGTGCATCTAAACACCTCTTTCTATTGTTGTTTAATCAGCTGTGATTCTAAATACTCTGTACTAATGAATTCGTACTGAACAGGATAACATTTATTAATTCCTgtaaggcaggggtgggcaatcttatccgcaaaggaccattgtgtatgcgggttttcgcttcaactccctaattagattactaattagggaactgattggttgaaggttcctcacacctgggtttgaacaactgacctaaaggttttcccaaaaacctgcatacacaccagccttTCGCAGATAAGATtacccacccctgctgtagggTGTGAAACAGCAGCGATTCAGCATAAGTGTCCTTACTGAGGATAAAACACAGGCAGTATACCAGCATATAGCATTCCCCAACCCTAATCATTTCCCGCACATTGGACTTGCCCTTTGTCTTCTAGTGCTGCTAGATCGTACAGGCTGTGTCTTATTTTATAACAGTTCACAGTGCTGGGATCAATTGCTTTTCATTTCACCCATCGGACAACTACCTCATCACTGCGTCCAGTGACAGCACAGTGAAGATCCTGGACCTGATGGAGGGGAGGCTGATCTATACCCTCCATGGCCACAAGGTTGTGCTGTTGGGCAGGGAACGTCATTCCCTTCGATGACATTAGGGTGGAGTAAAGATGGTTGTACTGTAATTGCTGCTGGGAATGTTTGGCATTCCCCCAGGGGCCGGTGCTTGCTGTGGCGTTCTCCCCTGATGGTCACCTCTTTGTCTCCGGAGGCGGTGATTCTCAGGTACGTGTGGGAGCTGTGTTATCCGGGGGCCGTAGAAACACCAGGTTTGTTTTGGTCCTCGATGGCGATGTCGGGAGGCCCAGCTGCCATGGACATATCTCAGGATCACGCTCGTCTCTCTACTGATCCAGGTTCTGATGTGGAAGACCAATTTTGATGCGTTCGACTATAAGGAAGTACTGAAAAGGCATCGTGGCCGCGTCAATCCGGACCCGGCCCCCCACCTGATGGATATCTACCCGCGAGCCCCCCACCTCCACTCGGCCCAGTCCGGCTCCATCGAGGTTGCCCAACCTCTGCCTCTGGGTCCCTAGTGCCTCACCGCCTCCAGTACTAACAGCTGCACTAAGTCCCGTGTGCCTCTCCTCACAGATCAGCCCCTGTGTCGCGGACACGCAGAGCCCACACCCTCACATCGTGGAGCTGGGCCAGAGCCTCACCTCCAGCACGGTACTCCTTTCACTATATTCTTTGGCCAGAACCTGTTGGATAGTAAGCATCTAGTAAATTGGAAGTTTGCTGTATCTTGTCTTCAAGCTACTATATTGCTATTAAAAACATCCTCAGTTTACAGAGGGTGTGTTAATCCTCGGGATCATTTTGGTTCTCTTATTTTATGACACCAAAAATAGTGCTAATTAAATAAGAATAGCCATCATTGGATGTCCTGGTTTAGTTTCTGAAGCATAACGCTTGTGTAACGTGTGTAATGTCTGGAGGTGTCCAGCAGATGGCAGTGTGTGCCTAATGTGCTGCATGTATCGAGATGCCTCATGTGACCAGTCCTTTGAGACTTGAGCTGCGTTTTATGTGGAACGCCTGCTAGCAGCTCCTGGGGATTTGGGGTAATCTTGCTGTGCTGTGTATTGGCCATTTCCCTTGTTCTGAAACTGGACGACCTTTCAGTGTTAAAATGACCTGGAAGTAGTAGTGCACTTTCTCACTGGTCCAGGGAAGTACACAAACTTGTATTTGTGTGGCTCTGAGTTCCCCTCCCAGGGTGttgtgtctgccccccccccccccccccagacagagAATATGCCCCTGCACCTGTAGGAGTACCATGGAATGTAGCATATAGTGTATTCTCACTGTTAGTGGTGGTAATGTGTAGGTTAGTGGCAGCCGCCCCTGCATGTGCTTCTGGTTTGCAAGGCCCAGCTCTGagcaggggggggcgggggggtgcttTTCTCCCGCTGCTCACCTTAGGATTATTCCTGTTTCCGGCAGGGTAGCCGGCGACTCTGCCAGCCTGTCTGGCCAGAGGAGCAGCAGGTGTTTTCGTGTCTCAGTGCGCGGGGAAGCGGACGCGGTCACTTCCCGTGGCATAACCTGCGAGGTATCGGATGCCGGCGAGGTGTGGATGCCGGCCTTATGGGCCACGGCTCGAGTGACAGGATGTGGTCCTCGTTTCCAAAGGCCGCTTCCCCCAGGGAGCCGCGTGGCATGGGCGACGAGCCATGGCCACCACTACACACCAGGGGTGACTTTAAACCAGGAGGGGGGGATGCCTTCAGTGTCTGATTGTTGGGAGAcgctgaagatgcaggagaagCTCAAATGAGACAGTTAGAGACCAAGGCGGAGGTGGAGGAGTCACCGTGGGGGCCAAGCAGCCTTGGTGTTGTCAGAGGCTCCCGccgcatcacttcctgttcccGCACCGCAGGCCGTGCCACTGGCCAAGCAGCCTTGGTGTTGTCAGAGGCTCCCGccgcatcacttcctgttcccGCACCGCAGGCCGTGCCACTGGCCAGCAGCCTTGGTGTTGTCAGAGGCTCCCACCGCATCACTTCCAGTTCCCGCACTGCAGGCCATGCCGCTGGCCAGCAGCCTAATTGTTGACAGGGGCTCCCTCCGCATCACTTACAGGCCGTGTCAGGCGGGCCGTGTGGGTGAAGATCAGCCTGCCCCATGTTCCCTGTAAAACCACTCTCTCTCACCCTCCCTGCCTTTCTTTCATCTTTTTTCAAGGGTATGGAGCTGTGCCTTCTGGGGCTGCTAAAAATACCCTGACAGAGGGCTGACACCAGGCCTATTAATAGCTGTGTGGGGGGGTTATTGCAGGTATCGGGGACGCCTCAAAGGCGAGCACTGCCTCTGTGCGCTATCCGGCCGCCGTGCCTGTGCGTTACCTTTAAAGGCCTCGTGCTGAGTGAAATCCGTGGCTGTGCACTCCGCTTCTTCACAGTCAGGAAGATCTTTATAGGCTAACTATGTTCAACACAGGAAGAGGTTGTCCAGGGCTTTTCCCAGATATAACATAGAACATGCATGACATTTTATAAGTATCTGATTTTTGCACATACTTCTTATGCTCGATTGTCTACTGATAGTCAGAAGCAGCATGGGATGGAGTAGAGGGTgacataaataaatagtgaatGTAAAGCCATTTTCACTCGTGAATTCCGGACATTGTCCGCAGAATCCGGTTTTCAGAGTTGCCCTTTCACACTTGTGGCACACAAGCGGACACTGTCAGCGTCAGACGCATTCACACCTACTAGAAATACTCCAGTGGGTTTAAACAAGGGGTGGCGCTTTGGTAGAGCATGCAGGAGGTAGGGCATGACGCAAGAAGTGCACTGCGGAAATCAGTGTTTTGACAGCACATCGAAAATATTCGCCGCTCACCTGCACCTTAGTTCAGATTACACTGCAGTCACATAGCCGTTTTATAATCTGATCGCACACCATTGAGTCTCTTGTCATTCCTCGAATCTGTCAGATGACAGATTTCAGCATATGCCCTTTCTGACAGAATTTTCTGGCTGCTTgtattcttctgttttcttgTCATTCGCGTGATGGAGACGTCATCGGGAAGTTACCAGGGAAAAGTCTGTTTAATGTCCAGCACGACTGATTGAGACACCTGCTTTCACACGTGCAGCCTTTCTGTATAATGTACGGAAAAGTTCAGAGTGGCAGTGAATGTCTGAAAGTGGCTTAACTGGGGTGATGGCAGTAAGAGGCACAGTGTGTGCAGTTAGCAGACCAGTCATTGTCAGTGAGGAACACTGATGTCTGGTGGTTTGGCTTTGATAGCTCTGTGTCCTGCCAGACCGTAGAGGATGGAGGAGATGGTGTCCTGCTTGTCTCTATCGCAGCTGAGTAAAAACTCGACTAAATCCCGGTTCCTTGTGGGGCCGTCGTCCCTTTGCAGGTCACAGGAAATGCGCTCGACTCGAAGGGCCGGCAGTGGCTGTTAATCTTCAGCTATGACATCCTCCGAGGCTCGTGGCTAGTGATTAATATGACAGAGAGTGGTATTAATAACgcgacactgtggccagtttgacGTGTGatacagtgtgtgtttgtgcaggtGCCTTTCGTAATGTTTCTTTCCATTTCCGTGTTCGTCCGTGTGCGCTCAGAGCTCCGTTCCTTTCCTTTTCATATACTGGCTGTAAATGAAGCTCGCCCACTCACCTGAGGAGAGTAATTCAGATAAAACCCAAGTACAAAAACCGAACACTAGCCTATTACATGTTTTACTGTACTAGCCCAGTCCGCTAGTAGCAAAAAATATTACGTCACAACTTTGGTTATACGGGTGTGATTTTGCTAACTGGTTTTTGGCTGGAAACTGGAGAATTATTTAACTCGGTGCTCAGAACGTTGTGTCATGCGGGGATTATTAACATAATCCAGTGGGTTgtataaacaggaagtgaaatcTTCACATCTCTAAATCTATTCCAGTAGAGCCCTTCAAACTGGGCTTAAAGTGTGGATCCCTGAAACATGGTGGAAGCATGGAGATCTCTGAGGGACGTGGTCTTCTGCGGTGCTGAAAACAGACACCCGGCGATCAGGGATTACTGAGTGCCTCGGTGTCTGGGTCACATGGTAACGAACGGATATATTTCTGCTCTTCACCAGGGACAGTGTCTCTGGCTGTGAGTCATAGCCGAACGGCTGTGAAATCCAGGATCTGTCTTTCGCCATGTGGCCGGGGCCGGATCTGCGGTCTCTTCGATCCCATTCCCCTTTCATCTCGCGTGTTAGCCCTGCCTCCGCATGACCTCCTGTTTCCATGGAGGCGTCAGCGGGCCCGTGCAGCTGATAGGAAGGCATGTGCAGAATGCCCGCGCCCTCGTCGGCCTTTACCCCTGACAGCCGCTTCCTGTTCGTCCCGAGGTCAGGCCGCCGCGGCCGAATCCTATGTCAGTGACGACACACTGGTAGGTTCTGTTTCAGTTTTAGCTGCCGTTTTCCTGCAGTTAAGCGTCAAAACAACCAATGCTGGTCTGGcatattatttctgtgatgttaATTACCTGAGAAGTGTAGATTTCTGAGAAGGGGGTCTCTCACACCGATTGTGCCATTATTAATAATGTTCTTATCAGCATAGGCCAGGCCAGCTGGGGACACTCCTGGCACTGGTCACTTGGTCACAATTTCATCATTTGTTATTTTGAATTCCAGCAATTCCCACAAAGTAAATTGCTTCAGGGAATGAAACTTCCGTGCGTTTGCAGTTTGCCCTGAAATGGCAAAAGAGGATTTTCAGGGAAGGCCCAAGTGTTCCACTCGCCCCGTAACTTACccggtttctttttttttctttgttcctTGGTATAGATGCAGGTTAGGGTTCTTTAAACAGTCTCATTGCCAGTTGATAGTTTCTTGGCACAGATGCAGGTCA
This window of the Paramormyrops kingsleyae isolate MSU_618 chromosome 1, PKINGS_0.4, whole genome shotgun sequence genome carries:
- the poc1b gene encoding POC1 centriolar protein homolog B isoform X2 → MVWNLNPKARAIRLVGHTLAVTGVEFSPAGHLLASASLDRTVRLWTPSTKGQTAVFRAHTAAVRSVSFSPNGQQLLTASDDKSLKVWSVQKQRFIFSLKQHTNWARCARFSPDGRLIASCGDDRAVRLWDTASRQCINTFTDHGGCETYVGFNSRGTCICSSGTDNTLKIWDIRTNKLLQHYRVHSAGINCFSFHPSDNYLITASSDSTVKILDLMEGRLIYTLHGHKGPVLAVAFSPDGHLFVSGGGDSQVLMWKTNFDAFDYKEVLKRHRGRVNPDPAPHLMDIYPRAPHLHSAQSGSIEISPCVADTQSPHPHIVELGQSLTSSTLQDGGGGLGSRRWRVGDDTRTSTGPGSRQEEEEQMGAVTFPLEERSGLPSAFSSTLENIVQQLDVLTQAVSIMEERLTLTEDKLRECLEQQARIFQLRAAEPEADSSSLSSSA
- the poc1b gene encoding POC1 centriolar protein homolog B isoform X1; the encoded protein is MASVLEDPSLDRQFKGHKDAVTCAHFSPNLTQLATSSADTAVMVWNLNPKARAIRLVGHTLAVTGVEFSPAGHLLASASLDRTVRLWTPSTKGQTAVFRAHTAAVRSVSFSPNGQQLLTASDDKSLKVWSVQKQRFIFSLKQHTNWARCARFSPDGRLIASCGDDRAVRLWDTASRQCINTFTDHGGCETYVGFNSRGTCICSSGTDNTLKIWDIRTNKLLQHYRVHSAGINCFSFHPSDNYLITASSDSTVKILDLMEGRLIYTLHGHKGPVLAVAFSPDGHLFVSGGGDSQVLMWKTNFDAFDYKEVLKRHRGRVNPDPAPHLMDIYPRAPHLHSAQSGSIEISPCVADTQSPHPHIVELGQSLTSSTLQDGGGGLGSRRWRVGDDTRTSTGPGSRQEEEEQMGAVTFPLEERSGLPSAFSSTLENIVQQLDVLTQAVSIMEERLTLTEDKLRECLEQQARIFQLRAAEPEADSSSLSSSA